Sequence from the Kineosporia succinea genome:
CCGACCGAAACGGCACTACTGGTGAAACCTGTCCCGGTGAAGCCGGTTCCGGTGATCACGACCGCCGTGCCGGACGACGTCGGCCCCGATGCCGGTGCGACCGCGGTCACCGTAGGGGCCGGGGTGTAGGTGTACTGGTTCGCCGTGGCTGTCGCGGAGGTACCGCCGATCGCCGTCACGGTGACATTCACGGTGCCGGCCGTGCCGGCGGGGGCCACGGCGGTGATCTGGGTGGCGCTGTTCACGGTCACGCCCACGGCGTTCGTGGCCCCGAACTTCACGGTCGAACCGCTGGTGAAGTCGGTTCCGGTGAGCACCACACTCGCCCCGGCGGTCAGAGGCCCGGCCGACGGGCTCACGGCCGTGACCGTGGGTGGGGCGACGTAGGTGTACTGGTCGGCAGTGACCGCGGGGGAGGTTCCGCCGACGGTCGTGACGGTGATGTCGACCTGCCCGGCGCTCTGGGCCGGGGCCAGGGCCGTGATCTGGGTGTTGCTGTTGACCGTGAAGTTGGCCGGATTGACGCTCACGGAGCCGAATTTCACGGTTGTCGCGGTCGAGAGGTTCGTCCCCGTGATGACGACAGAGGTTCCCCCCGACGTCGGCCCCAGTATGGGGCTCACCGCCGTGATGGCCGGTACGGGCACGTAGGTGAACTTGTCCGCGGCCGAGATCGACGACGTCCCTGCACCGTTGGCGATGCGGATGTCCTGCACCCCGGTACCGGCCGGAGCGACCACCGTGAGACTCGTGGCCACATTGGAGACCATCGTGTAGCTGGAGGCGTTGAACGCACCGAACGTCACGCTGGTGATCGCGAAAAGGTTCGTGCCGGTGACCGTCACCGAGGTGCCGCCGGACTCCGGTCCCTGGTTCGGGGTGATCGCGGAGATGGTCGGGGTGACCGGTTTCGTGGAACCGCACTCGGCGTGGGCCAGTTCGTATTCACTGGTCACCGTGCCGAAGATGTCTTTGTTGACGATGTGCGCGGCCGTGACCTTGAGGTAGTACTGGGTCGCGGTGTTCGAGAAGGTCTGCTCGTTGTAGACGATGTACCCGATGTTCTGATTCAGGATGTTGGTCTGCTGAACGGTCGTGTTCGGCGCCGGATTCGCCGGGACGTTGCTCAGCGGGAGCCCCAGCAGGGTCAGCCCGGCCGCGGTGGCCGTGCCCGAGACCCCGCTCGACGTGGCGGTGCACTCGGCGTGCCCGGCGGCCAGGCCGATGAGCCCGAGCAGGCTGAAGTTCTGCACGTCGGCGGTCGACTTGGCCGTGTCCGCCAGCGGATCCGCGGTCGACGTGCTGACCAGTGTGTTTCCGGCGCCGGTGCCGGACGGCGTCGCCGGGTAGGCCGACTGCCCGTAAGTCGTGTTACCCGTGACGTCACGGCCACCGTAGGCGCTGGCCGCCACGATTCCCGTGAACGCCGCGCTCTTCTCCGCCACCACCGGCACCAGCACCCAGGCCAGCAGTACGACGACGATCATCCGGGCCACCCAGGTGAGCCGGAATCGCTGGTCGGGCGGGGGAACTGGGCATGCCGCAGGCGTCCCCGTGGAGCGAGACGTCCGCAAAGCTTCACCCCCACGCGCCGACCTGGTGTTCAATCACCTTCGGTCGATGCGTGGGAGTCCTGCACGCGCGGAAGAGGACACCTGGGGTGTCGCCCGGGCGGGCGAAGATCGGTCACCGCGCGTGATGCCCGGTCCGAGAGCGGGGAACCGCCCTCGAACCGGGCTTTCACGGACAGGGAACCCCGGACTTACGGGACCCAGGGCGCCTCCACGGCCCAGGTCGTGTCCGCGTCGAACGAGGTGTCCGCGTCCCGGGCCGCATTTCCACCCGGAACCGCCAGCCAGAGCTCGGCGTCGAAATGACGCAGATACTGGCCCGGATAGTTCCACGAGCTGAACTTCACTCCCCCTGTACCCTTTTCGGCACACCAGGTGGCATCGGCGTTGAAGAGTGCCGATCCGTCACCGGCGTTCTGTTTGACCCGGAAGGCCTGGTGCCGCAGGTAGGTTCCCGGGTAGTTGACGCTCTCGAACGAGTAGCACTGACTGTCCGCCAGTCCCGGCACGATGTTCCAGGTCGCGTCGTTCTTGAGCAGCTGGGAGCTGGAGTCGTTCACCACCTCGGTGTAGCCCAGAGCCTCCCGGGGCCGGATGTAACGGTTGTCGAAGCCGGCCGTGGTGGCGCGCAGCGAGTGACGCCCCTTGGCGACCGGAGCCGCGTTGGAGGCCGGTGAGGTCGAGAGCAGTTTCTCGTTCGCCGCCCTCAGCCGGGCCACGTCCACCTTGACCACCTGCCGGTCGTAGGTCGCGAGGCCGTTGACCTCGTTCTCCACGTCGGTGGTCTCGGTGTAGACCGACGCCGAGAGCCCGTTCGGGACCCCGGACGTGGTCATCTGCGTCCACAGCCCGACCAGCCGCCGGTTCAGGCGATCAGCCGTGCCCTGGTCCTCGTAGCTGAACCCGCCGCCCGGGAACCATTCGTGCCCGGCGACCTTCAGCCCGAGTCCGCCGAATTCCCCGACCACACCCGCCCGGGTCGACGTCGGCCGTGCGATACCCGGCCCGGTGTAGTTGTGGTTGTCCAGCACGTCGCCGTTTCCACCGTCGACCGCACCGCAGCAGTTGACGCCGCTCATGTTGTCGACCAGCCGGGTCGGGTCCCAGCTCTTGACCAGATCGGCGACCCGGGCCTGCTCGTACTGGCCCCAGCCCTCGTTCTGCGCCACCCACAGCACCACCGAGGGAGAACTGCGGTGCTGGTCGACGAGTGCCTTGAACTCCTTCTCCCACTGCGCTTTGGCCGCCGCGTCGGGCCGGTAGTCCGGACGCATCGACGGCATGTCCTGCCAGACCAGCAGACCCAGCTTGTCGGCCCAGTAGTACCAGCGCTGCGGCTCGACCTTGATGTGCTTGCGCACCATGTTGAAGCCGGTCGACTTCAGCAGCTCCAGGTCGTAGCGCAGGGCCTCGTCGGTGGGCGCCGTGTAGATACCGTCCGGCCAGTATCCCTGGTCGAGAGTGCCCGACTGGAAGAGGAACTCGCCGTTCAGCACCAGGCGCTGCTTGCCGTCGACCTCCTCGACCGCGATCGAGCGCATGCCCGCGTACGAGCCCACGGTGTCGACGGTGGTCTGCCCCTTGCGCAGTTCCACCTTGATGTCGTAGAGGAACGGGTCGTCGGGCGACCAGAGGTGCGGCTCGGCCACCTTCAGCGAAACCGTCTGTCCCGCGGCCCCACTCGCGCTGACGACCTTCTGGCCGTTCGAGGAGACGGTGACCACCGTCGTCCCCTGACCCGAGACCCCGGCCTTGACCTTGAAGGTCGACGACTTCAGGTCGGGTGTGATGTCGACCTTGGTGACGTGCGTGGCGTTCACCGGCTCGAGCCAGACCGTCTGCCAGATGCCCGAGGCCGAGGTGTAGAAGATGCCGCCGCCGGTCTCCGGGGTGACACTCTGCGGTTCCTGTTTGCCAACCGCCTGCGTGCCGCCCTGGCCGGGATCGTGAACACCCACGGTCAGCGTGTTCCCGCCGGATTTCAGCAGCGGGGTGATGTCGTAGCTGAACGCGTCGTACCCGCCGTCGTGCGTGGCCCCGGCCTTCTTCCCGTTCACCCACACGTCGGTGCTGTAGTCGACCGCGTCGAAGTTCAGCTTGACCCGGTCCTTCCAGCCCGCCGGAACCGTGAACGTGCGCTGGTACCAGAGCTTGTCGTCACCGGTGATGCGCCGCTGGATGCCCGACAGCGCCGACTCGGCCACGAACGGCACCCGGATCTGCTCGCTGAACGTGCTCGGCGGGGTGGTCTGCGAGCTGTCGGTGACCTCGAAATCCCAGATCCCGTTGAGGTTCTGCCACTGCGCCCGGGTCAGCTGCGGGCGCGGGTACTCCGCGTGCGGCTTGTCCACCGAGACCTGATCGGTCCACGGGGTGGTCATCGGGGGTTCCTTGGGTGCCCAGGTGTCGGCCTGAGCGGTTCCGCCGGCCAGCAGCCCACCCAGGGTGAGCAGTGCGGTGGCCGCCCATGCCGTCCCGAACCTGACTTTCGACACACCTGACTCGGCCTGGTTCAGGGCAGGCGAGTGCTGACGCATGCGAGCTCCCTTCGCTGGGGGCGTCAGCTCATCAGCAAATCGGGCAAAAGGCACCTGTACGTTCGTCGAGGTGCCTTTTGCCCGTCGGTGCGGCGAGGGGTGCCCTTCCGGCCCTCAGTGCTTGAGGACGGTGTGGTCGCCCTGGTCGTGAGGCTTTCGGGACGCGGTGGCTCAGCGGTCGCGCGAGGCGCCCCGCGAGGGCTCCATGACCCGGATGGTCGGCTCGGTCCAGCCCTTGGCGGCGAAGACGGCCAGCACCGCGGCCCCCAGGCTCTCGACCTGCGCGAGGGGGACCAGCGCGATGGCCGAGCCGCCGAAGCCGCCACCGGTCATCCGGGAGCCGACCGCGCCGTTGGCCAGGGCCGTCTCCACGGTCACGTCGATCTCCTCGACGGTGATCTCGAAGTCGTCGCGCATCGAGGCGTGCGACTCGACCATCAGGCGGCCGAAGGTGGCCCAGTCGCCGCGGCTCATCGCCTGGCCGGCGGCGACCACGCGGTCGTTCTCGGTGACGATGTGCCGGGCGCGCTTGAGCAGCAGCGGGTCGTCGAGGCGGTCGAGGTCGGCGACGGTGGCCTGGCGCAGCATCGGCACGCCGAGGGCGGCGGCCGCGGCCTCGCACGACGCGCGACGCTCGCCGTACTCACCACCGGCGTGGCTGTGGGTGACGCGGGTGTCGATGACGACGAGCGCGAGACCGGCGGCGGCCAGGTCGAACGGGACCTGCTCGGTGCTGAGCTCCTGCACGTCGAAGAGCAGCGCGTGGCCCTCGGTGCAGAGGATGCTCGCGGCCTGGTCCATCAGGCCGGTCTTGGCCCCCACGTACTCGTTCTCGGCGAACTGCGCGAGCTGCGCCAGGGCCAGGCCCCGGGGCGCGTCCGGCTCGCCGGCCAGCTCGACCAGCGCGGTGAGCACCGCGCACTCGAGGGCGGCGGAGGAGCTCAGGCCCGCCCCCAGCGGAACCCGGCCGTCCAGGTAGAGATCGGCGCCGGGAACGCTGAAACCCTTCTGCTGCAACGCCCAGGCGACACCGGCGACGTAGGCGCCCCAGCCGGAGACCGAGCCCGGCGTGAGGTCGTCGAGGTTGATCTCGGCCTTCTCGTCGACCTGGGCCGAGGCGATGCGCAGCACCCGGGCGCCGTTCGTGGACGCCGCGACGGTGACCCGGTCGGGAATCGCGACCGGCATGACGAAGCCGTTGTTGTAGTCGGTGTGCTCACCGATCAGGTTGACCCGGCCGGGTGACGACCAGACGCCCGCCGGGGCATTCCCGTAGAGGGCGGTGAAGGCTGAGGCAACGGCCTCGACCGGTTCGGCAACGGCATTGTTCTGGGTCACGTCACGCCTTCGGCGTCAGGTGCACGATCTACGGGCACGGTGCTTGCTGGGGCTCACATGGTGTCCCACCAGCTCGGGTCACGCCAGATTATGACTGCTCTTGACCCGCGCATGTGATCGGGTTGACACCTCTTATGATCGTTTTCGACCGCACTCTCGGACGGCCCGTCTAAGCTCGGGAGAATGTTCGCCGACGAGCGCCGCCAGAAGATCCTCGACCTGGTCCGGGCCAATGGAGCGGTGTCCCTGCGGGAGCTGGCCCGGGTGGTCGGCAGTTCCGAGGTCACCGTGCGCCGCGACCTGCGCCTGCTGGAGTCGCAGGGCCTGCTCGACCGGCGGCACGGCGGCGCGGTGTCCACCGGCGGGCTCAACCACGAGCCCAGTTACTCGGAGAAGTCCGGCGTGGCCTCGCGCGAGAAGGTGGCGATCGGGGCACTGGCCGCGGGCCTGGTCGAGGAGGGTGACGCGATCTGCGTCGGGGCGGGCACCACCACCCAGGCGTTCGCGCGTCATCTGGCCGGGTTCCGCGAGCTCACCGTGATGACCAACTCGGTGCTGGTGGCGCAGGAACTGGCCCGCTCGCGCGGCATCGAGGTGGTGATGACCGGCGGCACGCTGCGCGGGTCGATCTACGCCCTGGTCGGGTCGGTGGCCGAGCAGGCCCTGGCCGGGATGCGGGTGCGCCGGGTGTTCATGAGCGGCAACGGGCTCACGGCCGAGCGCGGGCTGTCCACGCCGAACCTGGTGGTGGCCGGGATGGACCGGGCGATGGCGGCCTCGGCCGAGGAGGTCGTGGTGCTGGCCGACCACACCAAGATCGGCCTGGAGACGATGGCGCAGACCGTGCCGGCCGATCAGATCGGGCATCTGGTGACGAGTGACCGGGTCTCGGCGGAGGCGCTCGAGGGTTTCCGTCTCCTGGGCACCGACGTGCACGTGGCGGAGTGTTCAGGTGAGCCGGAAGAGTGATCTGTTGTCAGTTTCCGATCGGTCATGACAGATTATGTTCAAGTCTTGACGTTGGGTTCGAGACCTGGAAGAGCGAGGGTTTGACGTGGCGACTGTCCGCGACGTGACGAGCATGGACGACGGGAGGCGGATCACGTACTACTACGCCTCCGACTCCGCCCCCGAGACCGCTGAGGTTCTGCCGAAGGACGGGGAGGAACAGTGAGCGAACGGCGTTTCGACCCCACCAGCGGCGAGTGGATCACCTTCGCCACGCACCGGCAGAACCGCACCTTCCTGCCCCCGGCCGACGCCTGCCCGCTGTGCCCGGACCCGAACAACGAGTGGGACGGCGAGATCCGGCGCACCGACTACCAGGTCGCTGTGTTCGACAACCGCTTCCCGGCGCTGAGCACCACCCCGCCGGTGCCCGACGTCGAAGACGGTGAGCTCTACCGGGTCGAGCCCGCGAGCGGCCGCTGCGAGGTCATCGCGTACTCCTCCGACCACAACGCCACGCTGGCGAAGCTGGGCCCCGAGCGCATCCGCCTGCTGATCGACGCCTGGGCCGACCGCTACCAGGTGCTCGGCGCCGAGGGGCACACCTACGTGCTGCCGTTCGAGAACCGCGGCGAGGCCATCGGCGTGACGCTGCACCACCCGCACGGCCAGATCTACGCCTACGACGACATCCCGGCCCGTCCGCTGCGCAAGCTGAAGACGGCCGCGGCCTACCGGGCGCGCACCGGGCAGTGCGTCGAGTGCGACGTGGTGGCCGAGGAGCTGAAGGACGGGCGGCGCGTCATCGTGGAGGGCGAGTACTTCATCGCCCACGTCCCGTTCTGGGCGCGCTACCCGTACGAGGTCCGCATCTCCCCCAAGCAGCACACGCCGTCGCTGGTGGCCGTGGCCGACGAGGCCCGCACCGACCTCTCGCGCGTGATGCACCAGGTCTTCACCGGCCTGGACTCGCTGTTCGGGTTCCCGCTGCCGTACGTGCTGGGCATCTTCTCCTCGCCCACCAACGGCTCCCCGTCGGTGGCCGGCTGGGACGGCGACTGGAGCGACATCTCGCACCTGCACTTCCTGATCTCGCCGCCGAACCGCAGCGAGAGCAAGCTGAAGTACATCGCGGGCACCGAGCAGATGGGTGGGGCCTACTCCACCGACATCGCGCCCGAGGTGACCGCGGCGACGCTGCGGGAGAAGATTCGGCACGCCTGATCTTCCGACCGATTCACACGTTCCCGAGGGCCGCAGGCAGCCCTCGGGAACGTGTTTTTCTTTTGCCGTGACGCCCGCGATTCACCGAGACGTCCGACGAATTCTCGATCACCTCAGGAATCCCGAACAGCATTGCGTGACAATTGGGCAACGTTGCGCCTAAATTGCCCTGTCGCGCCCCCTAAAAGAGCAACGATCGGGACGGATGTGGCACGATCCGTGTCGTTCCAGCCACATCTTCCGGTTTTCACAAAGTTGCGAGAAATGGGACGACACAACCATGGCGGACACGGGGGCTCCCGGAACGGTCAGATCGGCCACCCCGGCAC
This genomic interval carries:
- the galT gene encoding galactose-1-phosphate uridylyltransferase; translation: MSERRFDPTSGEWITFATHRQNRTFLPPADACPLCPDPNNEWDGEIRRTDYQVAVFDNRFPALSTTPPVPDVEDGELYRVEPASGRCEVIAYSSDHNATLAKLGPERIRLLIDAWADRYQVLGAEGHTYVLPFENRGEAIGVTLHHPHGQIYAYDDIPARPLRKLKTAAAYRARTGQCVECDVVAEELKDGRRVIVEGEYFIAHVPFWARYPYEVRISPKQHTPSLVAVADEARTDLSRVMHQVFTGLDSLFGFPLPYVLGIFSSPTNGSPSVAGWDGDWSDISHLHFLISPPNRSESKLKYIAGTEQMGGAYSTDIAPEVTAATLREKIRHA
- the galK gene encoding galactokinase, whose product is MTQNNAVAEPVEAVASAFTALYGNAPAGVWSSPGRVNLIGEHTDYNNGFVMPVAIPDRVTVAASTNGARVLRIASAQVDEKAEINLDDLTPGSVSGWGAYVAGVAWALQQKGFSVPGADLYLDGRVPLGAGLSSSAALECAVLTALVELAGEPDAPRGLALAQLAQFAENEYVGAKTGLMDQAASILCTEGHALLFDVQELSTEQVPFDLAAAGLALVVIDTRVTHSHAGGEYGERRASCEAAAAALGVPMLRQATVADLDRLDDPLLLKRARHIVTENDRVVAAGQAMSRGDWATFGRLMVESHASMRDDFEITVEEIDVTVETALANGAVGSRMTGGGFGGSAIALVPLAQVESLGAAVLAVFAAKGWTEPTIRVMEPSRGASRDR
- a CDS encoding AbfB domain-containing protein; translation: MRQHSPALNQAESGVSKVRFGTAWAATALLTLGGLLAGGTAQADTWAPKEPPMTTPWTDQVSVDKPHAEYPRPQLTRAQWQNLNGIWDFEVTDSSQTTPPSTFSEQIRVPFVAESALSGIQRRITGDDKLWYQRTFTVPAGWKDRVKLNFDAVDYSTDVWVNGKKAGATHDGGYDAFSYDITPLLKSGGNTLTVGVHDPGQGGTQAVGKQEPQSVTPETGGGIFYTSASGIWQTVWLEPVNATHVTKVDITPDLKSSTFKVKAGVSGQGTTVVTVSSNGQKVVSASGAAGQTVSLKVAEPHLWSPDDPFLYDIKVELRKGQTTVDTVGSYAGMRSIAVEEVDGKQRLVLNGEFLFQSGTLDQGYWPDGIYTAPTDEALRYDLELLKSTGFNMVRKHIKVEPQRWYYWADKLGLLVWQDMPSMRPDYRPDAAAKAQWEKEFKALVDQHRSSPSVVLWVAQNEGWGQYEQARVADLVKSWDPTRLVDNMSGVNCCGAVDGGNGDVLDNHNYTGPGIARPTSTRAGVVGEFGGLGLKVAGHEWFPGGGFSYEDQGTADRLNRRLVGLWTQMTTSGVPNGLSASVYTETTDVENEVNGLATYDRQVVKVDVARLRAANEKLLSTSPASNAAPVAKGRHSLRATTAGFDNRYIRPREALGYTEVVNDSSSQLLKNDATWNIVPGLADSQCYSFESVNYPGTYLRHQAFRVKQNAGDGSALFNADATWCAEKGTGGVKFSSWNYPGQYLRHFDAELWLAVPGGNAARDADTSFDADTTWAVEAPWVP